From Musa acuminata AAA Group cultivar baxijiao chromosome BXJ3-8, Cavendish_Baxijiao_AAA, whole genome shotgun sequence, one genomic window encodes:
- the LOC103994688 gene encoding dof zinc finger protein DOF1.4 isoform X1: MLCNGEKLGISSGKERPQMVGERPMTAAKSCNSITTTTTITNNNNGSSTITNTNNNDMVHVNSTTPGVARVMDKPSAQDHPQAALRCPRCDSSNTKFCYYNNYSLSQPRHFCKACKRYWTRGGTLRNVPVGGGCRKNKRAKKPAAAPMVPPGNPHPRPLFPPDPIACLSAQRSSSSQLDAAAIYALQAAASSSDMSLTLPIIANSIHFPSCASAFDLQPHLGALGLGLSSDPLLENEYHLGELQPLAPMSSAAISLLNDYPIFGSSLSSASLLVSGIKRPKQVEDHQVLLPLDELQTSGGMSESINGMMKEVKLEGQTNHMVNDNINSCIDWQIPPENSLDDYGPAAAVYWNAAISGGAGWPDGTNCGWVVGHASDLVRMDN; the protein is encoded by the exons ATGCTCTGCAATGGAGAGAAGTTGGGCATCAGCTCAGGCAAGGAACGGCCACAG ATGGTGGGTGAAAGACCTATGACCGCTGCTAAGAGCTGCAATAGTATCACCACTACAACCACCATCACCAACAACAACAATGGTAGCAGTACCATCACTAACACCAACAACAACGATATGGTCCATGTCAATTCTACTACTCCCGGTGTTGCTAGGGTTATGGACAAGCCGTCAGCGCAAGATCATCCACAGGCGGCCCTGAGATGCCCCCGATGTGACTCCTCCAACACCAAGTTCTGTTACTACAACAATTATAGCCTGTCTCAGCCGAGGCACTTCTGCAAGGCGTGCAAGCGATACTGGACCCGCGGCGGCACGCTCCGGAACGTCCCCGTCGGCGGCGGGTGCCGCAAAAACAAGCGCGCCAAGAAGCCGGCAGCCGCTCCCATGGTGCCGCCGGGTAATCCGCACCCCCGCCCCCTTTTTCCGCCGGATCCGATCGCTTGTTTGTCGGCGCAGAGATCTTCCTCTTCCCAACTCGACGCCGCCGCGATTTACGCCCTGCAAGCGGCGGCTTCATCTTCGGACATGAGCCTCACGTTGCCAATTATCGCGAACAGCATCCACTTCCCGTCTTGCGCTTCTGCCTTCGATCTGCAGCCTCATCTCGGCGCACTTGGTCTCGGGCTGTCGTCCGACCCGCTGCTCGAAAACGAGTACCATCTCGGGGAGCTTCAGCCATTAGCGCCGATGAGCTCAGCCGCGATTTCACTCTTGAACGACTATCCAATCTTTGGTTCATCTCTGTCATCTGCATCGCTTCTAGTATCGGGCATTAAACGGCCCAAGCAAGTGGAGGACCATCAAGTCTTGTTGCCGCTTGATGAACTGCAAACCTCTGGCGGGATGAGCGAGAGCATTAATGGGATGATGAAGGAAGTGAAATTAGAAGGGCAGACCAATCACATGGTGAACGACAACATCAACAGCTGCATAGATTGGCAGATTCCACCGGAGAATTCTTTGGATGATTACGGTCCAGCTGCAGCAGTGTACTGGAATGCTGCCATCAGCGGCGGCGCCGGTTGGCCAGACGGCACAAACTGCGGGTGGGTCGTCGGTCACGCCTCTGATCTAGTCCGAATGGATAATTAG
- the LOC103994688 gene encoding dof zinc finger protein DOF1.4 isoform X2: MVGERPMTAAKSCNSITTTTTITNNNNGSSTITNTNNNDMVHVNSTTPGVARVMDKPSAQDHPQAALRCPRCDSSNTKFCYYNNYSLSQPRHFCKACKRYWTRGGTLRNVPVGGGCRKNKRAKKPAAAPMVPPGNPHPRPLFPPDPIACLSAQRSSSSQLDAAAIYALQAAASSSDMSLTLPIIANSIHFPSCASAFDLQPHLGALGLGLSSDPLLENEYHLGELQPLAPMSSAAISLLNDYPIFGSSLSSASLLVSGIKRPKQVEDHQVLLPLDELQTSGGMSESINGMMKEVKLEGQTNHMVNDNINSCIDWQIPPENSLDDYGPAAAVYWNAAISGGAGWPDGTNCGWVVGHASDLVRMDN, from the coding sequence ATGGTGGGTGAAAGACCTATGACCGCTGCTAAGAGCTGCAATAGTATCACCACTACAACCACCATCACCAACAACAACAATGGTAGCAGTACCATCACTAACACCAACAACAACGATATGGTCCATGTCAATTCTACTACTCCCGGTGTTGCTAGGGTTATGGACAAGCCGTCAGCGCAAGATCATCCACAGGCGGCCCTGAGATGCCCCCGATGTGACTCCTCCAACACCAAGTTCTGTTACTACAACAATTATAGCCTGTCTCAGCCGAGGCACTTCTGCAAGGCGTGCAAGCGATACTGGACCCGCGGCGGCACGCTCCGGAACGTCCCCGTCGGCGGCGGGTGCCGCAAAAACAAGCGCGCCAAGAAGCCGGCAGCCGCTCCCATGGTGCCGCCGGGTAATCCGCACCCCCGCCCCCTTTTTCCGCCGGATCCGATCGCTTGTTTGTCGGCGCAGAGATCTTCCTCTTCCCAACTCGACGCCGCCGCGATTTACGCCCTGCAAGCGGCGGCTTCATCTTCGGACATGAGCCTCACGTTGCCAATTATCGCGAACAGCATCCACTTCCCGTCTTGCGCTTCTGCCTTCGATCTGCAGCCTCATCTCGGCGCACTTGGTCTCGGGCTGTCGTCCGACCCGCTGCTCGAAAACGAGTACCATCTCGGGGAGCTTCAGCCATTAGCGCCGATGAGCTCAGCCGCGATTTCACTCTTGAACGACTATCCAATCTTTGGTTCATCTCTGTCATCTGCATCGCTTCTAGTATCGGGCATTAAACGGCCCAAGCAAGTGGAGGACCATCAAGTCTTGTTGCCGCTTGATGAACTGCAAACCTCTGGCGGGATGAGCGAGAGCATTAATGGGATGATGAAGGAAGTGAAATTAGAAGGGCAGACCAATCACATGGTGAACGACAACATCAACAGCTGCATAGATTGGCAGATTCCACCGGAGAATTCTTTGGATGATTACGGTCCAGCTGCAGCAGTGTACTGGAATGCTGCCATCAGCGGCGGCGCCGGTTGGCCAGACGGCACAAACTGCGGGTGGGTCGTCGGTCACGCCTCTGATCTAGTCCGAATGGATAATTAG